The genomic window CGCAACCGTTTACCAAAGTCACTCTCTCTACGGAAATGGAGCTTACGGCACTATCCCTGAACTCTTTGTCCGGCCCTCGCATCGCTCACGCGGCATCGGCAAACAGCTTCTGGCCGCCTTGGCTGGCAATGCTGCCGGACGTGGATGGACGATGCTCGAGGTGACGACGCCACCACTCCCAAGCTTTGATCGGACACTGTCGTTTTACGAGCGATCTGGTTTTGAAATCACTGGCGGTCGCAAGCTGAAACTCAAACTTTGACATCATGCGGCGGATAACAATTAAGGCTTTGACATCGTGGAGCGAGACACGATCAGAG from Roseimaritima ulvae includes these protein-coding regions:
- a CDS encoding GNAT family N-acetyltransferase, with the translated sequence MNFDVSRLKPTNLVPSVISVHPLSPDYVQPVTLMVGELLHEIMRVIDVPAFDFDHDSTAKRLSAFIDDGIYDGFVAFDDAKAIGFATVYQSHSLYGNGAYGTIPELFVRPSHRSRGIGKQLLAALAGNAAGRGWTMLEVTTPPLPSFDRTLSFYERSGFEITGGRKLKLKL